From Halorussus lipolyticus:
GAGCCTCGAAATTCAGCCCGCGGACCCCAAGAGCTACGTCCCGCGGTTCGTCTCGGACCTCGGCGTCAGCGACGAGGTAGAGCGCCGAGCGCGGGACCTGCTGGACACCGCCACCGAGAAGGGCATCCACAGCGGCAAGTCGCCGGTCGGTCTGGCCGCGGCCGCCGTCTACGCCGCCGCCCTGCTGAGCAACGAGAAGGTGACCCAGAGCGAGGTCAGCGACGTATCCGACATCAGTGAAGTCACGATTCGGAACCGGTATCACGAACTCCTCGAAGCGAAAGAGGACACTATCGCGCCCTAACTCGCTGTTTTTGTCGCGTCAGTCGCGGGGAAGATGAGCCGTTTGGCAAGTGGAAATATAATTGTTTGTTTGAGAAATGTATTTATGTCCTATGGAATGGTCTAATTATGTCTGCCGGTGGCAAGGGGGCTATCTGTCGGCGGTTATTCTCGACGGTGACTGACTATCGCACTGGCGACTCGTGGTCAGAGGCCGCAAGTCGTCTCACCGGGCGGGTTTTTCCGAACGCGAAGGTACTTGCTTTTTATATCTCTGACATAAGGCGGAGGTATGGCAGACGACATCTTCCGAATCACCGTTGACGAACCAAATTACAGTCGCGTCCTCGGAACCCCGCCTGAAGACTCACTTTTGGAAGATGCAGGTCTACTCGACTTCCGCCAATCGCGGCTCTGGGCGCAGAAAGGCTCCGAGGAGGGAGAGCAGGTATACGCCGCGATAGAATCCGGCGATGGACTCCTCTTTTATAAAGTACAACGCGGACACGCAGAAGATGAGGGTCGGTACGTCGGCGTTGGACGTGTCGGAGAAACGAAGCGACTGACCGAGGAGCAAGCAGAAACGCTGTTTCACACGCCGCTCGCTCGACTCGCCTACACCGTTACCGACTTCGAGCCGATTTCGAAGTCGATTGTAGACGTAGAAACGGTCCTTGGCTACGGTTCGTATCCCCAGAGTAGTCATCGGGTGACTGATGACCGGTACAGCTCCGTAGATTCGGCTTTACAGACGCTATCAGAATAGGCTCCGCGACTTCAGACCGTAACTCGCAAATTCCGACCCTCCTTGTCCTCCGACATGGAGACTACCCGCCACTTCACCGCGACGACCTACGTCGTCAACGACGGCGCGCTCGCCCTGCACTACCACGACCGACTCGAAATGTGGCTCTCGCCCGGCGGCCACGTGGACCGCGACGAACTCCCGCGAGAGGCCGCCCGCCGGGAGGTCCGCGAGGAGACCGGCCTCGACGTGGACCTCCTCGAACCCGAAACCTCCGTCCCGGTCGAAGCGGGCAGGGAACTCCCGCCCGCCGAACACGTTATGCTATTCGACATCAACGTCCACCCCGACGGCGAGGTCGGCCACCAGCACATCGATTTCGTCTACTTCGCCGAGGCCGAGGACCGCGACATCGCTCCCGAGGGCCACGACGAGGCCGACGCCGACGAATGGGTCTGGTTCACGCCCGAGGACCTCCGGACCGACGACGAACTCACCGAGGAGGTCGTCCAAATCGGCTTGGAAGCTATCGAGGCGGTCGGCACGCGCTAACCGGGCGAGACACCCTGACAGTCGAAGTCGTCGGTTGGTCGGTTCGGAAAATAGTTGTGAAGAATACATTTTTTCACATCATAAAAGATATTAATATTGGGCAATTCTGGGATTTCGTCATGGCGAGGTCACTTCCGGAACGCCGAAAGGGCGAGACGAGATGGGGTTTAGGGGGCGGTTCACGCGGCCCGCGCGAGAAGTTACGACGGCGAACAGTCGTGGTTCTATTCGTCGTCCTGATGATTGGGTCGCCGATTGCAGGTGGTTTCGCGGTGCAACCGGCCGAGGCGACCCCGAGTGGGGCCGAAACCGCGTCGGCCGGAGGACCGAGCGTACTCGCGCAGAACGCCACGCATCGAAGTGGGGCGGTCGCCACTTCGACCCTCACCGAGACCACGATGTCGTGGCAGACGCCACCGCCGCGACGGGTCGAGACCACCGACTCGTTCACGGTGACGGTGACGGGGCAGAACCGCAGGTCCGGTGAACTCTGTCTGTACGCCGACGACCCTATCACCGACTCCATCATCGACACCACGACGGTCGCCTGTAAGAACGTCGATGCCGGCGATTACACGGTCTCGTTCGACGTATCCGTCGCCGACGACCTCAACGTCGCTCCCGGCGGTCACAGGAAACTCTACATGCAACTCGAACGCGAAACCTACGGCGGAACGGTCGTCGCGGCCGAGACGGCGAAGCGACAGGTCGCGGCCCCGCAGGAACCCGCCTACCCCGACACCTACCCGTGGACCGACGTACAGGAGTTGCCGGAGAAGGCCGCCAGCGACACCGGACTGAAGGCGAGCATCGACCGAGAGAGAATCGACCCGAACACCTACGAGATAACACTGAAACTCGACAAGAACCAGTTGCAGGACCTCCGTGGCCACGGGTCGAGTCAAGTACTCGTCACCTACGACGCCGACGAGATGACCGTCTTCTCGGTCGAGAGCGGCGTCGATGGCGGCAAGACGACCGAGATGGAGACCGCAGAGGCCATAACGAGCGTCCTCGACCTCGTGTCGCTCGGCTCTTCGACCAGTCTGAAGGCCGTCGCGGTCGAAGTCGTCAAGGGCCTCGCCGAGGAGGCCGGATACAACTTCGTCACCTCGTTCCTCCACTTCGACACCCCGGCCGAACACACCACCGCCGAGGGCCAAGAGGCACTACTGGTCGATTTCTCGAACGACCAGTGGGCCTACGACGAAGTGACCAGCATTGGAACCTACACCCTGAAGCTTCGGGTCCACACCGAGCGTGACATCGAGTCGAGCGACCTCAGATTCTTGCTCGACATGCGCGGTGAGGCCATCAAGGTCACGACCGACCGCATCACCGGGACGCTCCCGCTGTTCACCGAGTACCGCCGCGAAGTCGTGGTAAATGTCCCCTCGCCGAACGCCGACCCGACGGCCGAGTTCGCGCTCGGAACTTCAGCCCCCGAGACCGACGAGAGCGTCCGGTTCGATGCTAGCTCCTCGGCCGACTCC
This genomic window contains:
- a CDS encoding NUDIX hydrolase, whose protein sequence is METTRHFTATTYVVNDGALALHYHDRLEMWLSPGGHVDRDELPREAARREVREETGLDVDLLEPETSVPVEAGRELPPAEHVMLFDINVHPDGEVGHQHIDFVYFAEAEDRDIAPEGHDEADADEWVWFTPEDLRTDDELTEEVVQIGLEAIEAVGTR